Part of the Flavobacterium alkalisoli genome is shown below.
GAAATAATTACATAAAGTATAATATACTCATAAAGCGCAAATAATACTATTGCTGTTGCCATAATCCATTGTGCTGTTACAGTATATTCATCTTTAAATAAAGACTGAATAAAATTATAGGGTATAAAAAAAATAAACGAGATACCTCCGCAACGAAAAATAGTTTCTTCCAACATCCAGCGGCGGCCTGTTTTCTTTACTTTTTTATTATACTGCCTGTTAAGCACAAAAAAGCGTACAATACTAAACAGTAGTATTGCTAAAGCCAAAACACCTGCTGTTATCGGGTGTATATACTGCATTGCTTTTACCACAAAGAGTATTAGTGCCAGCGTAAGCATTATTTTAGGTAGTTTAAAAAACTCCTTAAAGTACCCCCATAAAATCTTATTGTATTTTTTTTGAAGTGCCAGTTGTCTTTTTTCAACTATACCGGTAAATCCAAATATGCCAAACTTCTTAAACTCTGCCTTAAGTGCATCATCAAAAGAAAGCTGTGGCTGTTCTGTCCATTTTTCTTCTATGGCATTTGCAAGGTGGTCTACCAGTTCAACCTGCAGGTCATAGTAGTATACAAAATGTTTTTTTGTAAAGTCATACAGTTTCTCAACCTCTTCATCAGAAATTTTTTTTATCTCATCATCCTTCATATCTCAGTTTGTATTTTTTAATTTGTTTTTAAATACTTTATTGCATATCGCTCTCGACATCTAGAAATTGCTAAAAGCAACACTATTATAAATGCTAAAAAAAATGATGAATTATATTGCATAATTACATAATATAAGCCTTTGGTATTTCGATAAAAAGAAAGAGAGCAAAGATTTATCACACTAAAAAACAGATAGAAAAGTCCATACATCTGTACCAGTGCCTTAAATACTGATATTTTTTTATTTCCTCTTCCAAACCATAGAAATGAAATGGCAATTGGAATCAGAAAACAATATGCATGGGTTGTTATATCTTGTCCTTCCACATAATGAATCATATAATATTTTACAGATCCAAACACCAGTATAAACAATAGAAAACCTAAAGGGCTTGCTAATGTTTCCCAATAATAACGTGCTGCCTTTATAAAAGACTGTTGTTTTGTTTTTTTATAAAGCTGAATTAGCTCTTGCACATTGCTGTAAAAATATTCTTCTGCATTTGTATAAAAATCACCTTCTTTTTCTTCCAGTTCTGTGGCGATATGATCCAGCATTTCATACCTAAGATCAATATATTTTATACCTAAACCCAACAACTGGTCTTCTATTAACTGTAATTGCTGCTGTGTTAACATAATAATTAAAATTCTACTTCCGGATTAATTTTTGAGTTAACCAGGCTTTGCATATTCTTTATAAATCCCTCCAGTTCTGCTAAGCGGTTAACGGTCTCTTTCTGGCCGTTTTCGGTAAGCTTGTAATACTTTCGCAGCCTGTTGCCCACTTTCTCCACTTCCACATCAAGAAAACCTTCTCCCTCAAGCTTGTGCAATGCCGGGTATAATGCACCTTCGGTTATATTCAGTTCGCCATTAGTTAGTGCCTTTACCTTTTGGGTAATTTCATAGCCATACATCCTGCCGTTTTCTTCCAGCAGTTTCATAATTATAGTGGTAAGGCTGCCCTTATATAGTTGGGAGTTTTTCATTGTGCATATTTACAGCGCAAATATAATACATAAATATCTTATGCATAAAATTTTTATGTATGTTTATTTTAAAATTATTGCTTTATTTCCTTTACAGGATTGCTTATTTTTGCAGGTAAAATACAAAGTATGTCAACATTTCACTCACTTACAATAAAAGACATAAGGAGAGAAACTCCTAACGCGGTTTCAATTGCATTTGAAATTCCGGCTAATTTAAAAGACGAATATAAATTTATTGCAGGCCAGTATATTAACATCAAAACACACTATAACGGCGAAGAAGTAAGAAAAGCATATTCTATTTGCTCTTCTCCAAACGGAAATGAGCTGAGAGTAGCCATTAAAGCGGTTAAAAATGGTGGTTTTTCTGTTTTTGCGAACGAAAAACTATCTGTTGGGGATACAATGGAAGTAGGCGTGCCTGAAGGCAAATTTACTTTTGAACCTAAAAGCGACCGCCAGCGCAACTATGCTGCTTTTGCCGCGGGTAGCGGTATTACTCCTATACTTTCCATTATCCATTCGGTGTTGGAAAATGAACCGGAAAGTACTTTTGTACTGGTATATGGTAACAAAAC
Proteins encoded:
- a CDS encoding PadR family transcriptional regulator, whose protein sequence is MKNSQLYKGSLTTIIMKLLEENGRMYGYEITQKVKALTNGELNITEGALYPALHKLEGEGFLDVEVEKVGNRLRKYYKLTENGQKETVNRLAELEGFIKNMQSLVNSKINPEVEF